The genomic interval AGCACCCTCATAAGACCACCACAGAATAAGTATAGTTTAGTGGCTTATTCTCTGATCTGTTGTGATACTGACGTGATATTGGTGTGTGAATCTATtacactggtatgagtggatcagtcacagcagtgttgctggagtcttaaacccctcagtgtcactctgactttacatctataaggtgGGTAAACAAGGTAGGTGTCTAACAAAGTGAAAATTGAGTGAACATAGTGTTTCagaattccagcagcactgctgtgtctgatccactcgtacatgtgcaacacacaccaccatcattttggctgcagtgctgagaatcatTCTCCAACCATATAATGCTTGctatgtgggggtcctgaccataaaagaacagggtgaaagaatACTAAATGTAGGCAAAGCAACACTCTGCCCCAGTATGGCAAGTGGAGTtgatgaaatgaaaaatgaggGTAGGAACAAGATGTTCATGTTATGGCTAATGGGTGTATGTCATAATGTAGTACATCTAAAATGACTGCTACCCCTAGTAGTATAAGTAATACTAGTAGTCATATATGTACTATTACTACTAACACTACAACACCGTTCAGAGACATGGCTGACTGGCTTTCACTGATCACCAGAACACATATTTAATAGCAATTATCCACTCCCTCCCAGGGTTACTACAGCAGGTCAAGAACTGATGCTTACCCACCAGCAGTTCTCACCGGTGTACTGATGTGGTTTCAGTTGCAGTGGAGGGTGACAGAGGCGTGTGGGTCTAATTGCTGGGACACTAGAGAAATGGAGTGCTGTCATGCTCTCACTATGTCCCACATTAGTGCAACTGACTTACTGTCTTCCTCAGTGATGAACTCTTTCTGTTGTACAGACCAGACTTCATCACACTGAGATTCTGACCACACTGAGACAGAGCCCAGCAGTAACATAACATGGACAGGGACAGCACTTCAGAGGATATAAGGATAGATCTGGAGGAACTGGACCAACATTGGAGTCCTCCCAGTAATATTCCTGGGATTCTAAATGAGGAGTACACAGGGAATCAAACAACAGAGGATATCACTCATCGAGGCATTAAAGGGCACATCGAAGACAGAGACCCCAGAGGAGTCAATAAATGCCTTAAGGTGGGATTGTTATGTTCTTGCCATTTATATGggtatatataatttttaacaaTTACACACAAACCAGAAAAGAACCAAGAGTAGTGACaatttatgtttatatgttattttttatgttttttctatGACTTTTGTATGTTATTATTCATGATATGCTTTAACTATTGGCTTTCAATAGAGCGCTGATTTGGTTAAGACATGGAACAAGTGAGTACACAAGCAAACTAGTTCAGCTTTATTCGTGCAATGTCTTGAGTTTTGACTGCTATAATTTTGATACATATGAAAGAGTCtttggtattttttttatctattattattattatttattccttTTTGTCAAGCCTTGAGATCAAGTAAACACATACTGCCCTCTTCAGTTATATAAGAGTATCGCAGGACATCTACTTTTAAACCTGATAAAATCTTAGTCCAATTAAGTCTCTGCCCTGGTTTAACCTCTCATTTAACAGCAGAATTCACTTTCAGCCAAGAGTCCCCCCTAAAGGTCTTCAGTGTTTATGTAACACAGTAAACTCTTACTCTTTTATCATTAGTCTCAAAAGCAAACGACTGCTTAATAATCCTTCATTACACCTAAAAAGCTCTTTGGTTAGTGGTTAATGTCCATTCATTAGCAGAGGGATTCTGGTTCTCTGGCAGGAATGCAAATCTGAATGTATAATTACTACACAGTTCAGTCACAGAAGGATACAGGATACAGAACCCTTAAAAATGAGAGACATGCTTTTTTTAGTGCTACTGTTCCAGTAAATTCATCTTAGTATagttttaaaggcaacatcaaGGATTCTGAGGAACTGCTGttaacattcagaagctcagtatCTTTTATGAggaaatggtatgtttgaggaaaaaaacaatatttgaattaccacagaagccCAACTGTAACTCACATTGTAAAAAAGGTCTGTAAGTTTTAtgctgaaaaactgtaaaaccatgacagtaaatgactgtaatctCTAAAAAAGGTTGAACATTTTTGGGGGTGATTAtcttgtgcatttgtgtgtgtgtgtgtgtgtgtgtgtgtgtgtgtgtgtttgtgtatgttgttCTGGTTACTGTAATTTCTAACAAGGACACTGAGAGTCAATCAGCTTTCTCTCACCACTCACAGTGTTAGCCAGTGTATGCGTAGGTTAGCTGACAACAGAACTTGGAATTTAGTATtcttctccaagtgtgttgaattATCCAGGAATAAGCAGCAAAAAGCAAGGCATCACATAACTAGCCTTGTTGCTCCATGCATGACTTGCCAAACCTGGACTTTTTGTGGAAATTCCATAATTATATCCCATGTTATtcagtatattttaaatatggaaACATTTGTCCGCACATAAACTTAAATGTTttccaaaatgaaaataaaaagcctTCCTAAAAAAGTCACCCTCTGGTCCTTCataagtggacacaggatgtatttatgtttttgattggtggactattcttagtccagcagtgacactgaggggtttaaaaactcgagcagccctgctgtgtctgatccactcataccagcacaacacacactaacacaccaccaccatgttagtgtcactgtagcactgagaattatcaacctccaaaatcatacctgatctgtggaggtcctgaccattgaagaacagggagaaagtgtgccaacaACATATGCAGCGCAAGAGATGGACTATATTCTGCACTTGTAGAATTGCAAACTTGTAGaatcctgtatggtcagtggagctgagggaatgggacatgagtgtagaaacaaggaggtagtcataatgttatggctgatctgtgtataatTGAACAGGAACAGAAGTATATTAGTCGATTTAAGAGCAAGAGATGTATAAGGGcacataataaatataaagtcaCATATGCAAACACATACATTTATGTAAACATTTAGATATTAAGCATATGTAGGTATTGCTGATGGTAGTTGTTGAACTAATAAAAGTGATAATGCTCTGTTTTTTAACTCTTCATATCCCTGTCCTACCTCAGGTGGGCTTTGAGGATGTGATTGCGGAGCCTGCGTCAGTGCGCAGTTTGGATAAGGTATGGCTGTGGAGTCATGCTGGGTTCGAAGTGTCCAGACTATGGTTTTACAGGCTGCTCTCTCTGCTGCTGGCCATTCCCGTGGCTCTGCTGCTGGGCCTGCTCTTCTCCATCCTCAGCTGTCTGCACATCTGGTAAATTACACCACACTGAGAGTGGTCCATAACAGTTGCTCAAGCACAGCCATTCTAAACTGCACTCTTCCAAATGTTTGGAATCACTTAGAATATGAATAAtatgtgtaattttaaatatgATGTGGTTTAAACTTCCTAAAATAGATACAAACATGTGTTCTGAGGTGTATTCAGTATTTTGAAAATAACTTGTAGGTATCTTTTTATTGTATAAGGCTTTTGAATATGCCTTCTTCACTATCTCCCTAAAAATATGATAAACATTTTTTAGATATTCTGGATTTAACTATTATAGCTTCATTGTTCGTATTATCAGCACCTATGATCATCATTTTAGACACTGTAAATGAACAG from Hoplias malabaricus isolate fHopMal1 chromosome 3, fHopMal1.hap1, whole genome shotgun sequence carries:
- the LOC136691480 gene encoding caveolin-2-like produces the protein MDRDSTSEDIRIDLEELDQHWSPPSNIPGILNEEYTGNQTTEDITHRGIKGHIEDRDPRGVNKCLKVGFEDVIAEPASVRSLDKVWLWSHAGFEVSRLWFYRLLSLLLAIPVALLLGLLFSILSCLHIWLIMPSVQLLLINMNWVKVIWASILDLTISPFFSSVGRCCAAINIGWTKD